The genomic window TAGAATTAAGAGAACATAACAACGAACATTTCATTCAAGTAAGACATGCTTTAGTTTTTAGCACGCGGCCACACgaacgttaaaaaattttagaattctaTGTCATTTTGAACAAATGATTTTGAATAAGTACACAGGCGTAGAGATGCGATagacttaaatttaaaacaaactaacattgatttcattaacaaaattaagCGTTTTTCGCAACAAAATAAAGTAATCCACAATGACGGACGTTTGTTATAATAACCCTTTTTAAACGTTTGTGTGAATTCGGGCTAAATGTtatcaaatttgataaacaaatgTAATATAGCGttcctataattattattaattaaattttttagatttactatcaaaattctgaaaatgaagaaccaaaattattaaaaattccagAATTTGACGAATCATGTCGTTACGATTTGTTTAAAACTTATCTttctaagtatataataaaatccTGCTTGTAAAAGACATGAATGTAAGCatacaaaaaagtataataaaagttacgttatttttttaaataatctttttgtttcaattgtaAAAACTACATCACCAAATTTTGTGTTTCCAATGAAATTGGGCAAGCTCATTATTTAGTATGGTGAAGTTCATATTATTCGTTTTACAAAACATACCTCATTTTTGGACAGTTCCACATAGCCACTCCGAAGTTACTGCTttggtaaaatgattttttactgTTCAAAGATGATGAACAAAATGATtgtgttcaaaattaaataaagcttGGAGCAATTTCTTTCAATCGACATGCGATTATGTCCTGACGACCAATCTTTTCCTTTCAATAACTAACAAGCGATGAAATTAACTCTTCAAAGTTCCAATTAgatacaaaataaatcaaattatctcAAAGCTATGATGAGAATAGGTTTTCATATAAAcagtaattttgaataaaattatttatttgaagtaaacattttttcatgaagaaaaaaaattatatgataggcatttttatcaaacattacaaaaagttagctttattatatttaataattaataaggcaagataaaagatatttggcacaattttttattcttataaaaatactgatgatattttttttttctataaaataataaatgcacaagtaaaatataatatatcctATAATTTTTAGTAAGTAAAATTAGACATTGCAAGGTACTCAACATAAgactatataataaaataaaaattgtaaaaatataaaaaaaagataaaatatccAGAATAGATAACGCTTTTTCAGATAattttacgtttattttttaCGGACAATTATTTGGTACAcaataatttttggtaatgtTTTTCAGTATCATGAAAGTTACGtttcttttgaatatattttaaacataaaattttttgtggttaataaattttactaagcACGTATTTATGGttgctaaaacattttttaatacaaaaatacttGATACAAGATCTTTGTtgcatttactttttaattaaatttatctaataTGCGGcaaatgtgaaattttaatttttgagatttttccaAGAGGGAAacattttgatgtttaaattagaaaaaatctttttttgtaatttatgttttttctccTCAATTTATTTCGGTACCGGTGAGACAAAAAtacaatgcaaaaaatgttgaaatattaCAAAAGGTGTATCCGAAACAActcaaattaatcaatttaatgcTCCAATCGATGTCTAACTACACCCATTTCATATTTGCTTCTTCATTAATTTGACTCCTTAATTATAAAATCCTTTGGCAAATTTTAACATTGTACTAGCTCAAGAATAtgattccaaaataattttgaataacgAAACTCAGTTTTGGTTAACAATCTTGACCAATAAACAAAACATGTTTTATTGGTCAATTAAAAATCCACATGTGttgtatgaaacaaaaaatttagtattttccataaaattttctcaatttatcTAACAAAAACAACGCGATTGCGTATTATTTTGGTGACAGTCAAAAAAAACgtaaccaaattttaaaatttgaaaaataagtcaatataaaaaaatctttaaaaaaataacaaagataAAGATTATAACCGCTGATTCTAGAATCTAGCCAATACAAAATGATACtctttaatttatcaaaaatattgattattatcgATTACGTATCATCAATAAAATAGCTATCTAAAAATGCGTTAAAGTAATAGAAATTCATCATAAAagctttagtaaaaaaaaatcagtactACGTTAATCAGATCtacatttaagtaaaaaaaaattattaaaattcatcatGACGTGCTAAAGCTTCACCAAAATCAGTTGCCTGTGATCCAACAAACAAATCATACTTAGCTAAAATCTCTTCTTTGGTTAATACTTCATCTTTATTTTCGTCAGCCTCGTAAATTAAATGTTTCGATTCAGCTTCAGCATGATCAAAATCTTTTGGTGATACCCATTCACGAACTTCGTCAGCGTTTAAATATCCATCATTATTTTGATCACGGTATGCGGTAAAATGTTCTCTCTCACTTTTCACCCAATCAGGTTCAACTTCATCATCGCTACCTTTATTATACATATCTGATACGTATTCGTCCATTGAAATCTTTCCATCTCCATCAGTATCAATGTCATCCATAGTTTCTAAAACAATAATATCAGTCATATCTTCCGTATCTTCAGGATGTAAGAATGCCTGGAattcttctttgtttaaaagATCGTCTCCATTTTTATCAGCCATTGTCCAACGACGTCTATCACGTTTGATCATTTTCTTGTATGAATAACCACCTTCTTCGCGTTCAAATTCTTCGGGATCCATTTCATCAGCGTATGAATATACATTCTTTCTGTATGATTCCCAATCAATGCTTTCTTTGTTTTCGGGATTATGGACAGCCCATTGACGTTTTACATCATCTGTTATATATTTTCGCTGTGAATATTTGATCCAATCTTTTAACTCTTcatgagtaatttttttatcaccatctttatcaattttatcaacaattatcctataaacaaaaaaaaaaaacttatttaccaAACAAAAgtgcttaaattaaaataagagaCTAGAATCCCGGGAAAATCGGTACGTAAGAGATGCCTCCgggttatttaattttctttttccacACTAGAATTTGAAAGATGGAGTAGCTGAcatcttgaattttatattaaaatgcttAACTAATCCAGGTGAAATTAATGAAGATAATCAACAATTGATCTAAgcaatttcgaaattttatatgtaaatgaaTTAAACATTGGTTATGTTAATGCCTTTGCCTTGTATTTTATCTACCCTACAATTGAGAACACCTTCGAATTTAGAGTAATATCTTCTACATAGGCATTGCAATCTGACATCATACTCTAACCGGTTTTTTGACCTGGCTCGGTCAATAGTAGTAAATATGTTAGTACTAATGTAACTTTGCTCAGAACAATTACTGATAAAATGTAACTTTGCccagaacaatttttaaatttagaaaagttCTACTGAACTCTTTATGTACggaattttaacgaaaaataataaaatactaacCCCAATCGTCTTCGACTTTCCTCCGGCGATaattgataaaatgtttttgcttcATCGGTGCCCAAAAATGCCTCATGGTCATATTCTAAGTTATGATGTTGATTTGGATAATGTTCTTGTGAACTTAAATCGTTGATTACTCGATCTTTCTTCTCATCTTGTGTTGGTATTGCAAATACAATGGTacaaaataaaaccaataaaaaatttaatgtttgaaacatgattcttaattataatttaaaatataatcccAACACCCGTTTATCCCAGTTATTAGTATAATACTAAAAATGGTACACGCAATTCATTCCACATCACCAATTTAAAATCTTCTCTGATTAATATCCCAAATGTTTTAAGGCACGTTTGACAGATAAGAATGAcgctttttgatttattatttattactttgcaGCATCTCTTTCTAATAGTAATAATAcaaatcaattcaaaataaattttattttattttcaattgattaaATTGGGTCAATTGTCTAATGAATTAGATCTATTAGATCTGATAGATCTatctaaatattgtaaattattataaagataaaaataattttttcttataaaaaaaatttaatgaaattccatttataatttttcatacctttttcaatttcattaattaCTCGTTAACGGTAAtctgttcaaaaatattttttgcaaattatttaataaaaatttttgtaaataaatttaaaaatcccgcTTTTATCCCATTTTCTGTAAATCtaagaattattttcaattattttttacaaaatttcaaattcatttaatttatgttattatataaataaaatatttaaaaaaaatttaagtagaaGTGAATATGAGGAATATCGGTTTTAAAGTAACCACCACTTTTTTCTGTGAATATGACTATTACTGATCtgaaaaaacacatttaaaaataccgCTTTCATTTATACAGAAAAAGAAACATAAGTAGGTGGCTCTACTGTTGTGTTCTTCCTGTTCTTTTAATAAATCGGACTGTAAAAACGTGAaggtttgtatttatttcaattgtaaattaaataaattaattaatataaatcaatatatacgcctgtaattattacaatttaattgtaatttcaatttctttcgttatttaaaagatttgttaaattttaataaaattaattttacattgtGTACACGTGTTTGTTGTGGTTAAGTTAATAATTCgtctgtaaattttatttcagaaacaAAATGACAAACTCAAAAGGTTATCGTCGTGGTACGAGAGATTTGTTCTCCCGAAGATTTAGGCGGCATGGAGTTATTCCACTTTCTACGTATATGAAAGTATACAAAGTTGGGGATATCGTTGACATTAAGGTATTGTACCGAGTTTTATTTCTCTTACGTAtacattaattatgaattcaatttgcgataattttttttttaaaacaacttgggattttcattataatttcataaaattattaaaaaatttgtattgtataGTGTGTCACAAAAAAGGGTAGGTTCCAGAGTAAAAAGAAAGctatagtaaatataaattttcataaagttttagATGAACTCAGGATGtctaaataccttttttttatgctaatataaaaaaaatttcgactttACGTTTACAAGTTATCTAGAAacagatatttttcaaatttatattcataaatagaCTATGTGGCAGATATACggcataattttttgttcggaATAAACTGTAACTCCTGGCAATCGGAATTCAAATCCTGGGATTAACCAGGATGGCGATCTACCTGGAAATAtcaatgaattttgaaattctGGCAAAGAAAGTAAAGTAATCTTGGTATAGATCAGAgtaaatgatacaaaaatacTAAGTTTTCAGAATTGCATTCTAAAAACCTGATTTTTCATCGCCATCTTAGTATATAGTATACTAAGTCCATTTTAACTACAAAATCAGCGGTTTTTATTAGAATTGTTAGATCATTTCGCTCTTAAAGCGGTAGatccagtaaaaaaaaaacagtggaTTCGCATTTTTACTCAAACATTTCTTAATTCAGTAAATTAACGTAacgtagtttaaattatttattattaaatctgtCGAATGTCTAGACATGATCAGTTTTATACGATACAAAAGGCTAAATAGGCGACGAAGTTTGTACTCCTTATATAGGTACATGGTACAttactcattttttaaatacatacacaTGGGGACTAAATGTTTGGAGAGCTTCTATTATCATTTTCTGTATAGACATTAATTCAATCTATTGAttgaatatttatgtttttgtttttttttatgttttaaaataatattaaatactagctgggaactacccgctttgctgggcaacatccccacttgcacccctccctccacatttccttgcgttggataacagttttgtaatgtacacgtcatgctcttttatttgataccccacttaggtatatttgtaaatattcgatatttccttcccactttctcgctacacctttctaccctccgaaggttaaaaaaatttctaaatgtaatttaaaacattctgaccaagttttgaactattaaaagccataattgaaaaatatgaattttttattcatgaacacccccgcaaccccccttgtgggtggaatttcgtaaaatccgttcttagctgacctctacttggcaaaaggaatattcctcccaaatttcaagtctctaggtcttatagttccagagatatcgtgatgagtgactatctatatctatagaaagtctcctatatatttatagatgattattattataaatttttaataacaaatttaaaaaatgcaaatacaattgtttttaaaagcaATAGACTAAGGAAAACAAGAGAAAGGCGGTACAATTAATCAAAAACACGAAATCTGACTAAACCAGTTTTGGGTTTGATTTATCAGAATATGagcaaaattgaattatatatttttcaaatagtaaaatACCAAATGATACCTCAAAAACGACCAGAAAATTTGTGCAATAATTGTGGAAAAGTCGAGAAATTTCAAATGATCAATTCGATTGTCACCCTGTTAACGCTTATAAACTTTGAAGTATTTTGAGCCAGTGCAAAAAAAACGATAGACTAATTATACTAGTTTATCATATTTGCTTCGTAAAGATGCATTAAAAAATCCtgtaaaatttcacatttatatataaaaagataattaccACATGTTTCTTGTTCAAACACGGAAATATTGTTATAACTCTGTCAAAATTCGATTTcgaatattatttcttattggCTTAAGTTGCGGTTAATTCTATTCAATTTGTCAGAATAATTTCGATGAGAatcccaaaattttttgtaacgcTCGATTAACTAACAATTtattagcaaaaatatttttcataatgagtaattgttttatttacaggGTAATGGTGCAGTCCAAAAAGGTATGCCACACAAGGCTTATCATGGTAAGACAGGTCGTGTATTCAACGTTACTCCACATGCATTAGGTGTGATTGTAAATAAACGTGTACGAGGCAGAATAATCCCAAAAAGAATAAACATTCGTATTGAACACGTAAATCACTCAAAATGTAGACAGGACTTTTTAACTCGCgtaaaacaaaacgaaaaactTCGTAAACAAGCACGCGCAAAGAATGTCCGAGTTGTATTGAAACGGGAACCAGATCAACCACGACCAGCACACATTGTCAGCGGCAGAGAAGCGCCCATTCAATTAGCGCCAATTCCATATGAATTTATTgcttaaattatgtttaatgtaacatcttaataaaaaatttatatttaaattgcatTTCATTATTCCATCAttcaaaatctttaaatttcagGTATAATTCCATAACGGGCTGATATTAACTCGTTTACTTGCAACGACTGTTGTTTGCCCGGTAAGAGTGTTTAATGGGAAAAGCGATTGCTCAATTTAAGTGCTAAGAGTAATTTATTTCACGTGTTTTGGTTGGAATTTCTATCGGCAGAAAGTACTAGGGTCAAGATAAGaagatattaaatttgaagACGTCTAAATCGCTCCCTAGAGACGTCGTTCcacaaattaaaatgttttgctTATAATTGCAAACACTAAATTAAATAATCGATATTTGCTGTGCTAATCTCTGGTGGAGCAGTTTAGACCTCACACGTTTAGTAACTTCTGTCACGGTCAATGGGGTTAGATTGATCAACCATTTGTTTGGTTGGCAGGATTTACTTTTTATAGCCATCATGTCAATTGTAAGAAATCGTTCCAACATAAATTTTATCCCGATTATATTTTTCACGTTCCCTCTGACGTGAGAATTAAAGTAACGTTTTAGTTTCTCCATAGTTTCTTTGTTGCTGAAAATTTGATCTGATCGACATTTGAATCaccaataaagaaaataaaacaaaatttctatggTCTACGGATAAGTTTTAATtcctatgaaaattattttttgtttttttgcgaTTGTTAATTTAGCAGTATATACTCTGTTCGgatatttatcttattttttttgtttgttaaaaaaataatttgatggagagtgttcttagctatgttaaaaaatttgttttgtttggagAGATTCCCAAAGAAAAACCTTCATTTGtcggagtttttttaaattttgtaaatttctcttgtttCCTTAGAAAATTACttccaatattatttattctttgctTGTAACTTAATCGACCCAtgcttgtttaaaatttgtttgctcGGTTTTTGCTGTATGTTTGCCTAAGACCTATGGTTCAAGAAACCAAGAATGTAAGGGCATGTTTCGCAAAGTGTATTTTGAGACAAATTATTACAAAGTtacagtggtggatttacactaggggctttcggggctagtgcccagggcggcaaattttctagggcggcaaaatttggaaagtggaaaaaaatttcttttatagtcATCAAAAGATCTCtataggaattttttattctttcaattaatcatttattatttaggggataatttaagaaattcaacTTATACATTATTTGTCAAATCGAAAGtgggtaaattataattttggcaccttaagtaaaaattaatcttcgaaataattgaattaatttattttcttgaagatTTGATAtagtaatatttgattttttctttttttggaatctaaaaattttaattcggattttctttttgaaaaattaacgacgtttttgggttattctatatttaagaaaaaaaatatctggatgaccgagctttgctcggttattcgccaatagatgtcagcaagagtcatatttttcactttagactactcaaacgcctcctttttgttatgttataatttgcattgtatttcattaactacgttatacaccaatagatgtcaggcacagtcctattttacattgtatgtttcaatttttcatgaaaagacggataaaacgacatttctgataaatgaaacctagctagatcgacttatcgccccaaaaaacccctacctactcattttcatgaaaatcgttggagccatttccaagatcgttgatatatatatatatatatatatatatatatatatatatatatatatatatatatatatatatatatatacaagaattgctcgtttaaatatataagataagataaactttaattaataaatgaattttgtgtGATGGGGCGGCATTTATTCGACTGCccaagggcggcaaaattttaaatccggccctgcaaagttaataaatatatttgagttttatgtttttcaagGATCTTATGCTTATAATTTAGGCTTTAGCTATCCTTTAGTAAGAACCTAATTTCCTTAGTACCTTGGTTCGTATCTAGCATTGTCCcgattaacttttaattaaataaatataaaaaatatatgccgaaataacattgttttaagtattttttaagtaggaaagtgggactaacacaattttttttgtgaaataacatgttctcctaatacaaaatcttataaaatttgatttaacaaGAAATTTCCATGTACAacaaaaaagcaagcaaaataagtattttttttaatattttgtaataggcgaatatgttataaaaaagtgggataaaatatataacatgttctcctataataaactttcaaattttagtctCAACGAgcgattattttaattttataaatacaaattttaatattttgagaatatgaatgaaataaactacatgacatgttctcctattaaaacgtttcaaattttagcataatcaaacaaaccatttttgtacatatttttaatattttgtaagagaacatgattttaaagaatgagatatatttatgattatttaaattcccaccccctgacagaatagtgatttatgacatatgtataactgttatattacttaaattcccaccccctgacaaaatagtgatttatgacatataactgttatttatagcAAGAGGACGGagtatatagataatttaaactataaaaataaaaagagtgaaaagatttaacatcaggaaaaattcatttaatttaaaagtataaatcttAACCACACCAGGATACGAACTATCGTACCTTGAGTTAAGAGGCAAGTGCTATACCGATACAGCCACCCAGCTTATTTGTTaccatattattaatttaatacttacctttactaaatacataattaattaactgatagttttgttctgaaagaaaaaataggattaaaaaataaaaacaaaatttaaaatatataacgatttttatttatttataaccacaaaaaaaatgtacattttttcataaaacaaatgtaCAGGTAAACCTCTCCGATATACCGTAACGTGTCCGTCCTTATACTTCACGGAATGGAATTGGGTTGGAGGAaagaattaatataatttaaaaaataataaattttttattttttttatttgaaaaaacgaAGAACATTACAAATCAAACAATCTtacaataaaagatattttaacagttTCCAAAAATATCAAGTAAGCTAAACATTTCCATTTGACCCTGAAGAACAATGTATGGGAAAATGATGATTTGATGGATTTTGGAGATCcacttattatatatattatttaaaaaaatacatataaagtgGACATTAAATACACatattaagaataattattCTATGTATATATCCATCCAATCAgaccataaaatatatttagctattttgtttaatttttattatttatttaatcagttttttttttttacattatgataaaattttattatcaatttgttaATTTCGGCACGCgaaacgatttaaaattttcataaatatattttatatatattatatatttaatttgtagaaTGTGTATACGTATTtgtcgtttttttcgaaaataaagaaaaaacgtttttatttccttttgatatattttttaagctaTATTCGATTTAATTTCTTGCAACTTTTAAAGCGCATGaacaaaactaaatataaaatatgtaacaagTTATTATTAGATTTGCATATAAATATACGTACATTacacaatttttcttttcaatttgaatCCCTGATcactttttgaacaaaaatttgtgcaaaCGATTCTTAGAAATTTAGCTGTAATTCCAATTTCATTTCACAATTCTTTTTATTGCTTGAATTTCATACGCAACTTGAAGTAAGATTTTACGATAGTCTAAACTATTTCAAGTAATTTTGACTAGGTGTcttccaaaattattaaaattcaacaataaagtgaaatatgactttaaaaaaagatatttcgcttaaaaaatttttattgtgtactatgctattatattaaaaagtacatttttatcaTTCCTAATTTGGTTTATCTATTGCGCGAAAGGAGCAtcaagatattaaaatattgatattgcTTTTCGACAAAAATTTTAGCCTGTTTCAATCTATCAATGGTAAATAATACtgaatagaaattgaaaaatgatgCAGGGATTAGTTACTTTTCCTTGAATTTATAGCGAATAAAAATCAATGTGATTCGGTCAAGATACAACAAAAGTGATATTTTGCACATTATCGAAAGCCATTATGACattttagattttgatttttgtcccTTCTGCGCTCGCTGCACAAAGTGCTAATATAGATAAGATTTTTTTGCCGTGTGGTAAAATTCACTATAAATTAAAGTGAATCTAGTCCGTACAccatttattaactttattccaattataaaaattaaggaTAAGATGAAATACACGTTAGAATgtccaaaatatgaaaaatataacgtttactttctaaaaaaattagcatATTAATCAAAGTAGTTTAagtataaattgtttaattttaggcATATTTCAAAAGCAGAAATCACTactggtttttttattaatcactaTTAacttaattactaattttgttataattctgCTTGAAATGGAAGCTTCATAATGTACACttggaaaacaattttataaaatcttcatattaaaattaagataatttctgaaaaatactAATGCTAGGTCGACACATCATGGCTATACGAGTCGTGAGATTACAATACTGCACTTCAGAGTCTTCAATCGAGAATATGTACAACATATTAACGAATATCGGTACTGATCACATATGTTGTCTTCCCAAATGCCAAAACTATGATCTAAACAACTCGGAAGAATATTAAGATACCGAAAAATGATCTGTGTAAAGTTGTGGAAACGATAAGGCATAATATGAATGTCCAATATTTAACTTGGACGTCATTTTCAAGGCAAAACATAATTCAtagtttaagttttttaaattgaacttcattttttattacagatTTGTTTTCTTGGAGAAAAaactaacataataaataattttcaaactttaagaGAATATTTACAGATTAATAcaattaaagatttaaaaacttGATCTTCGTTTTTCCTTGAAAATGGCTTTCAATGTCAAATCATGGGTCACTATTTTATGCCTTAAAATTTGTACAACTTTTATTACCGTCATTTTTAACTGTATTCTTGGTACACCTTAATATATAGACTGAATAGTAGATTGCCTAataaaagtaacttttttacttatatgacaaactaaataaaatttaatttataaattattgaaaggtGTCTTATTGTACTGCCCAGaacaattcaaattttgaaacattaccACCACAGCCCATTTCAACCTAGCATAAtcactaatattaaaaaaatgatcgtgAATACaatgaattgaaatttagctatatttttaaatatataaactaataataaatacagggattcattgacaataataataatactaaacaaaaaaaaaaaaaaacaaaaaagagaaaaattgaataacaaaaatataataaaaaatagaaaacaaaaacgaataataatctacttttaataataagtgtAGTACATGTTTATATGTCTTTGAGCCCATACAagctaaaaaatacaatattaatactAAGATGGTGTTCAAAAAGAgcgtgataaattttttttttattctttgatatacaatattacttttaaactACAGCCTTAATATTGCCGATTGTTGAATGCGCGTATGATTGTACGTTTTTTCCTTTTACATACTCTCTAAAAACACTCATTTGATATATttagattattaattaatagttaaacaCACATCTACcatctaaaaaaattacaaaatatgattAATCACTTTTTTATACACCACATCCATTATCCAAAGTTGAGGAACcgaaattttctaaacaaaaaatagtaaaatacaatTTGGAAGTTTTAA from Chrysoperla carnea chromosome 2, inChrCarn1.1, whole genome shotgun sequence includes these protein-coding regions:
- the LOC123291629 gene encoding calumenin-A-like; its protein translation is MFQTLNFLLVLFCTIVFAIPTQDEKKDRVINDLSSQEHYPNQHHNLEYDHEAFLGTDEAKTFYQLSPEESRRRLGIIVDKIDKDGDKKITHEELKDWIKYSQRKYITDDVKRQWAVHNPENKESIDWESYRKNVYSYADEMDPEEFEREEGGYSYKKMIKRDRRRWTMADKNGDDLLNKEEFQAFLHPEDTEDMTDIIVLETMDDIDTDGDGKISMDEYVSDMYNKGSDDEVEPDWVKSEREHFTAYRDQNNDGYLNADEVREWVSPKDFDHAEAESKHLIYEADENKDEVLTKEEILAKYDLFVGSQATDFGEALARHDEF
- the LOC123292015 gene encoding 60S ribosomal protein L21, giving the protein MTNSKGYRRGTRDLFSRRFRRHGVIPLSTYMKVYKVGDIVDIKGNGAVQKGMPHKAYHGKTGRVFNVTPHALGVIVNKRVRGRIIPKRINIRIEHVNHSKCRQDFLTRVKQNEKLRKQARAKNVRVVLKREPDQPRPAHIVSGREAPIQLAPIPYEFIA